One Brachybacterium kimchii genomic window carries:
- a CDS encoding 3,4-dioxygenase subunit beta, whose amino-acid sequence MTTHSPQTPQPQPERNPQPDEPRRHPSHTEDSRVEVAGDGRVSYQGRDLSHPEEPLADQGLGFDLATLLSRRRTLAGLGLGAAAVGLAACTSDASDDAASSSASDGGGSGTSDGEIPEETNGPYPADGTNGANVLTEAGIVRSDITSSFGDASARADGVPMTLTLTLTNLEADNDPYEGVAVYVWHCDAAGEYSLYSEGLEDENYLRGVQVADEKGQVTFTSIFPACYTGRWPHIHFEVYPDADSITSTDNLLATSQVALPQDVCETVYALDEYDGSAENLAQVTLDSDNVFGDDGGELQLADVDGDADSGFTVTLPVAIDPSTEPGQSTDAFGAGGGQGGTPPSDGGGAPPSDGGGQGGTPRGGASDGGESDGGSASGTQNSSSTSSSGGSGSAAAEASLVGGVLVASR is encoded by the coding sequence ATGACCACGCACAGCCCGCAGACCCCGCAGCCGCAGCCGGAGCGGAACCCGCAGCCGGACGAGCCCCGCCGCCATCCCTCGCACACCGAGGACTCCCGCGTGGAGGTGGCCGGCGACGGCCGCGTGAGCTACCAGGGACGCGACCTCTCCCACCCCGAGGAGCCGCTGGCCGACCAGGGCCTGGGCTTCGACCTCGCCACGCTGCTCTCACGCCGTCGGACCCTCGCGGGCCTCGGGCTCGGGGCCGCCGCCGTGGGCCTCGCGGCCTGCACGTCCGACGCCTCCGACGACGCTGCCTCGTCCTCCGCCTCGGACGGGGGCGGCTCGGGCACGAGCGACGGGGAGATCCCCGAGGAGACCAACGGCCCCTATCCGGCCGACGGCACCAACGGCGCGAACGTGCTCACCGAGGCCGGGATCGTGCGCTCGGACATCACCTCGAGCTTCGGCGACGCGAGCGCGAGGGCCGACGGCGTACCGATGACGCTCACGCTCACCCTCACGAACCTCGAGGCGGACAACGACCCCTACGAGGGGGTCGCCGTCTACGTGTGGCACTGCGACGCCGCCGGGGAGTACTCGCTGTACTCCGAGGGCCTCGAGGACGAGAACTACCTGCGCGGCGTCCAGGTGGCCGACGAGAAGGGGCAGGTGACCTTCACGAGCATCTTCCCCGCCTGCTACACCGGTCGCTGGCCCCACATCCACTTCGAGGTCTACCCCGACGCGGACTCCATCACCAGCACCGACAACCTGCTGGCCACCTCGCAGGTCGCCCTCCCCCAGGACGTCTGCGAGACCGTCTACGCGCTCGACGAGTACGACGGCTCGGCCGAGAACCTCGCGCAGGTCACCCTGGACTCCGACAACGTCTTCGGGGACGACGGCGGGGAGCTCCAGCTCGCCGACGTCGACGGCGACGCGGACAGCGGGTTCACGGTGACGCTGCCCGTCGCGATCGACCCGAGCACCGAGCCCGGGCAGTCCACCGACGCCTTCGGCGCGGGCGGCGGACAGGGCGGCACGCCGCCGTCCGACGGCGGGGGTGCGCCTCCGTCCGACGGCGGCGGTCAGGGCGGCACGCCTCGCGGCGGCGCGTCCGACGGCGGAGAATCCGACGGCGGCAGCGCGAGCGGGACGCAGAACAGCTCCTCGACCTCCTCGTCCGGCGGCTCGGGGAGCGCCGCCGCGGAGGCCTCCCTCGTGGGCGGCGTCCTCGTCGCCTCGCGCTGA
- a CDS encoding response regulator — protein MSPAESPAESPTWGPAGSPTVRVLVVDDHPVVRDGLVAMLGADPGIEVIGAAEDGAEALALIARDHPDVVLMDLRMPGVGGVEAIREQRRRGGEQPRLLVLTTYDTDREILGALEAGADGYLLKDARGEDLARAVHDLAAGRPVLVPAALAALTAQRGPRPALSDRESEVLRLVAEGCTNRAVARRLRIGEATVKTHLAHVYEKLGVGDRASAVRTAWEQGLV, from the coding sequence GTGAGCCCCGCGGAGAGCCCCGCGGAGAGCCCCACGTGGGGACCCGCGGGGAGCCCCACGGTGAGGGTGCTCGTGGTCGACGACCATCCGGTGGTCCGCGACGGACTCGTGGCGATGCTCGGCGCCGACCCCGGGATCGAGGTGATCGGCGCCGCGGAGGACGGCGCCGAGGCGCTCGCCCTGATCGCCCGCGATCACCCGGACGTCGTGCTCATGGACCTGCGCATGCCGGGGGTGGGCGGCGTCGAGGCCATCCGCGAGCAGCGCCGCCGCGGGGGAGAGCAGCCGCGGCTGCTCGTCCTCACCACCTACGACACGGACCGCGAGATCCTGGGGGCGCTCGAGGCGGGGGCCGACGGCTACCTGCTCAAGGACGCGCGCGGAGAGGACCTCGCGCGGGCGGTCCACGACCTCGCCGCCGGGCGTCCCGTGCTGGTCCCGGCGGCGCTCGCGGCCCTCACCGCCCAGCGCGGGCCGCGCCCCGCGCTCAGCGACCGCGAGAGCGAGGTGCTGCGCCTCGTGGCCGAGGGATGCACGAACCGGGCCGTCGCCCGTCGCCTGCGCATCGGCGAGGCGACGGTAAAGACGCACCTCGCGCACGTGTACGAGAAGCTCGGCGTCGGGGACAGGGCCTCGGCCGTGCGGACGGCGTGGGAGCAGGGGCTCGTCTAG
- a CDS encoding sensor histidine kinase has protein sequence MPVATPRPTAGARPTGLAAPLPIPVRGTDGEATIPTGPLGRLLTVWLPPLLAAVSWTVGLLASDALGFRHLILWALVPTLATLLLRVGLTRRARVHGAGESGLVALFAVHQALLVLAVALNPLACIYAFVGYLDAPRFLAGRAIPVSVGVTALICAFGQTGGTAGVAAAPALFVMLVLVNVLLSLGMMHLDKEREREMLTREAAVRELTEAYRENSALHEELVRRARERGVAEERTRLAREIHDTVAQGLVGVIRQLEAVPQEGLDDSARRRMRTAEQAARESLVDARRAVEALAPQQLEGEDPLESLAELVARWSRTHRIVATFDADAAPSPLPHPHAVVRVTQEAMANAARHARAGALEIVLEGEPDALVLRIRDDGRGFDPAEAAARGRGHGIPGMRSRIREIGGTLDVDSAPGEGTLLTARIPR, from the coding sequence ATGCCTGTGGCGACTCCGCGTCCGACGGCGGGCGCGCGCCCGACGGGGCTCGCGGCCCCGCTGCCGATCCCCGTCCGCGGAACAGACGGCGAGGCGACGATCCCGACCGGTCCTCTCGGGCGGCTGCTGACCGTGTGGCTGCCGCCCCTGCTCGCCGCGGTCTCCTGGACCGTGGGTCTGCTCGCCTCCGACGCCCTCGGGTTCCGGCACCTGATCCTCTGGGCCCTCGTGCCCACCCTCGCGACGCTGCTCCTGCGCGTCGGGCTCACGCGCAGGGCGCGCGTGCACGGGGCGGGGGAGTCGGGTCTCGTCGCCCTGTTCGCCGTCCACCAGGCTCTTCTCGTGCTCGCGGTCGCCCTGAACCCTCTCGCCTGCATCTACGCCTTCGTCGGCTACCTCGACGCGCCCCGCTTCCTGGCCGGCCGGGCGATCCCGGTCTCGGTCGGGGTGACGGCGCTGATCTGCGCCTTCGGCCAGACGGGCGGAACGGCGGGCGTGGCCGCCGCGCCTGCGCTGTTCGTGATGCTCGTGCTGGTCAACGTCCTGCTGAGCCTCGGCATGATGCACCTGGACAAGGAGCGCGAGCGGGAGATGCTCACGCGTGAGGCGGCCGTCCGGGAGCTGACCGAGGCGTATCGCGAGAACTCGGCGCTGCACGAGGAGCTGGTGCGCCGCGCCCGCGAGCGCGGCGTGGCCGAGGAGCGCACGCGCCTGGCACGGGAGATCCACGACACGGTGGCCCAGGGCCTGGTCGGCGTGATCCGTCAGCTCGAGGCCGTGCCGCAGGAGGGCCTGGACGACTCCGCGCGCCGACGGATGCGGACGGCGGAGCAGGCGGCGCGCGAGAGCCTCGTGGACGCGCGCCGTGCGGTGGAGGCCCTGGCCCCTCAGCAGCTCGAGGGGGAGGACCCTCTCGAGAGCCTCGCGGAGCTCGTCGCCCGCTGGTCGCGGACCCACAGGATCGTCGCGACCTTCGACGCCGACGCGGCGCCGAGCCCCCTCCCGCATCCTCACGCGGTGGTGCGCGTGACGCAGGAGGCGATGGCGAACGCAGCCCGCCACGCCCGGGCGGGCGCGCTCGAGATCGTGCTCGAGGGGGAGCCCGACGCGCTGGTGCTGCGGATCCGCGACGACGGCCGCGGCTTCGACCCGGCGGAGGCCGCCGCCCGCGGCCGCGGGCACGGGATCCCGGGCATGCGCTCGAGGATCCGCGAGATCGGCGGGACCCTCGACGTGGACTCGGCGCCCGGCGAGGGCACCCTGCTGACCGCCAGGATCCCGCGGTGA
- a CDS encoding acyltransferase family protein encodes MASPAHPSTSPSPTTDTGPRAPSARLHHLDALRAGALLLGVVLHTVLGFVPGAAWLFQDTRTAWWALPVMVVIHLFRMILFMMLAGYFGRMVLMRRGTGSYVRDRLLRIGAPLIAFWPLAVLSLPVVIVAGSALLGRPLPGAVQGGAGDTGDAQGGADGGAPGLLDLLTPGQLWFLLLLLEIILVVVLVRALLVKALGAERAGRPARALGRVLSSPAGLLLAALPYAAGLAAQGTIIGGIQEPTTLVPVPGASLAYGGAFLVGWFLQAESTSLERMARGWPLCLALACLLTAPLLVGGSGTPGSPVLTLVLVPLAGWAWVRGLLGVAARAMDREVFAIRYLADASYWIYLLHLPIVVALGLAMAQMPLPPLVKVALNLLLTTGILLLAYDLMVRSTWIGRWLNGHRRPRALLPAPRRTARRPITP; translated from the coding sequence ATGGCCTCCCCCGCGCATCCGTCCACGTCACCCTCGCCGACGACCGATACAGGACCGCGCGCACCGTCCGCGCGACTGCACCATCTGGACGCCCTCCGCGCCGGCGCCCTGCTGCTGGGCGTCGTGCTGCACACCGTGCTCGGGTTCGTCCCCGGCGCCGCCTGGCTCTTCCAGGACACCCGGACCGCATGGTGGGCGCTGCCCGTGATGGTCGTGATCCACCTGTTCCGGATGATCCTGTTCATGATGCTGGCCGGCTACTTCGGCCGCATGGTGCTCATGCGCCGCGGGACCGGGTCGTACGTGCGCGACCGCCTGCTGCGCATCGGGGCCCCGCTGATCGCCTTCTGGCCCCTCGCGGTGCTGTCTCTTCCCGTGGTCATCGTCGCGGGCAGCGCCCTGCTGGGCCGCCCCCTGCCCGGGGCCGTGCAGGGCGGGGCCGGGGACACGGGCGATGCCCAGGGCGGGGCGGACGGGGGCGCGCCGGGGCTGCTCGATCTGCTCACGCCGGGCCAGCTGTGGTTCCTGCTCCTGTTGCTCGAGATCATCCTCGTGGTCGTCCTGGTCCGGGCGCTGCTGGTGAAGGCCCTGGGCGCCGAGCGCGCGGGCCGCCCCGCCCGTGCGCTCGGCCGCGTGCTCTCGAGCCCCGCGGGCCTGCTGCTGGCCGCGCTCCCCTACGCGGCGGGCCTCGCCGCCCAGGGGACGATCATCGGCGGCATCCAGGAGCCGACCACCCTGGTGCCGGTCCCGGGCGCGTCGCTCGCCTACGGCGGCGCGTTCCTGGTGGGCTGGTTCCTCCAGGCCGAGAGCACCTCCCTGGAGCGGATGGCCCGGGGGTGGCCCCTCTGCCTCGCCCTCGCCTGCCTGCTCACGGCGCCGCTCCTGGTGGGCGGGTCGGGGACTCCCGGGTCTCCCGTCCTCACCCTCGTGCTCGTCCCGCTGGCCGGGTGGGCCTGGGTGCGCGGGCTCCTCGGGGTCGCCGCGCGCGCGATGGACCGCGAGGTCTTCGCGATCCGCTACCTCGCCGACGCCTCGTACTGGATCTACCTGCTGCACCTGCCGATCGTCGTGGCCCTGGGCCTGGCGATGGCCCAGATGCCGCTGCCCCCGCTCGTGAAGGTCGCGTTGAACCTGCTCCTCACCACGGGGATCCTCCTGCTCGCCTACGACCTGATGGTGCGCAGCACCTGGATCGGGCGGTGGCTGAACGGGCACCGCAGGCCGCGGGCGCTGCTGCCCGCGCCCCGGCGCACGGCCCGTCGGCCGATCACCCCTTGA